One window of the Desulfurispira natronophila genome contains the following:
- a CDS encoding SNF2-related protein, with product MITNHHAKYYAHELKRAGGEGVDRLSQSLFDANVDLNPHQIEAALFALKNPLRKGVVLADEVGLGKTIEAGLVLCQYWAERKRKLLIICPASLRRQWAQELLEKFNLPSVILDMQAWKRMQKQGIYNPLGTGEIVIISLHFAARIEEQLVGQPWDLAVIDEAHKLRNAHRESNRMGQAIKRALDGRKKLLLTATPLQNSLLELYGLSTVIDEHLFGDVAAFRKQYMAGDPPVKELKQRLETFVKRTLRKHVLEYIRYTERKTLTIPFTPTPAEQALYDSVSDFLQREDSYALPKRQRHLTGLILRKLLASSSYAVLNTLETIKKRLILLEQSQPPLDDLISTLVEDDDLESDYLDEFDESEQEEETPDAPFDALKLRNEIQEIESFISQARSVTHDSKLDALLKALDTGFTQMASMGAPQKAIIFTESKRTQEYVTRFLAENGYGDGIVNFSGSNTGPAATAIYQQWLQEHAGSSRITGSLQVDRRTSLIDYFKDHGRIMIATEAAAEGVNLQFCSLIINYDLPWNPQRIEQRIGRCHRYGQRFDVVVINFLNQKNLADQRVLELLQSKFSLFDGVFGASDEILGSIESGIDFEKHIQSIYDTCRTPEAITQAFDLLQKQLEQDINTRLQETQKLLLENFDENIHELMRLQLDEAQQRLGKVSRWFWQLTRHVLAGHADFDDTNHSFVLEEPPIYQAPRGKYELIRANGHTKSIGTHSYTYRLTHPLGEHVLDIASQLDTPPATIIFDYANHPTKIAVADQLCGQSGYMKLSLLVIEAFQTEEHLIFTGTTDSGQWLDSETCQRLFSIGGTQINEPLSLPATLDSNNQRLIDATLAKVMEANNQFFQAERDKLEKWADDKILAAEQALTDTKAKIRALKRDTRMAQTIEQQQEAQKELRDLERLLRRQRQQIFQVEDEIGERRDQLIEALEQRMKQKTSVRELFTIRWRIQ from the coding sequence ATGATAACCAATCACCATGCTAAGTATTACGCCCATGAATTAAAGAGAGCTGGTGGTGAGGGCGTTGATCGCCTATCCCAGTCTCTTTTTGATGCCAATGTAGATCTGAATCCCCATCAGATTGAAGCGGCTCTTTTTGCGCTCAAAAACCCACTGCGAAAAGGAGTAGTGCTTGCCGATGAAGTTGGCCTTGGTAAAACTATTGAGGCAGGGCTGGTCCTCTGTCAGTATTGGGCAGAACGCAAGCGCAAGCTGCTAATTATCTGCCCCGCCTCACTGCGCCGCCAATGGGCTCAGGAGCTTCTGGAGAAGTTTAACCTGCCTTCTGTCATCCTGGATATGCAGGCATGGAAGCGGATGCAAAAACAAGGGATTTACAATCCCCTCGGCACGGGCGAGATTGTTATCATCTCCCTGCATTTTGCGGCCAGAATAGAGGAACAGCTGGTAGGTCAGCCATGGGATCTGGCTGTCATTGACGAGGCCCATAAACTGCGCAATGCCCATCGTGAAAGCAATCGTATGGGCCAGGCCATCAAGCGGGCACTGGATGGCAGGAAAAAACTCTTGCTCACGGCTACGCCACTGCAAAACTCGCTGCTGGAGCTTTATGGCCTTTCTACCGTTATTGACGAACATCTTTTTGGTGATGTGGCAGCCTTCCGCAAGCAATACATGGCCGGTGATCCTCCTGTGAAGGAGCTAAAGCAACGCCTGGAAACATTTGTGAAGCGCACCCTTCGTAAGCATGTGCTTGAATATATTCGCTATACCGAACGTAAAACACTCACTATTCCCTTTACGCCAACCCCGGCTGAGCAGGCCCTCTACGACAGCGTTTCGGACTTTTTGCAGCGAGAAGATTCCTACGCCCTCCCGAAACGCCAGCGTCACCTTACTGGCTTAATTTTACGCAAACTCCTGGCATCCAGCTCCTATGCAGTGCTCAACACACTGGAAACCATAAAAAAACGCCTTATCCTGCTGGAGCAATCCCAGCCGCCACTGGATGATCTGATTTCGACTCTCGTTGAGGATGACGACCTGGAATCTGATTATCTGGATGAATTTGATGAGAGTGAACAGGAGGAAGAGACCCCTGACGCTCCCTTCGACGCGCTCAAGCTTCGCAACGAGATCCAGGAAATTGAATCGTTTATCAGCCAGGCAAGATCTGTAACTCATGACAGTAAACTGGACGCCCTCCTGAAAGCCCTGGATACCGGCTTTACCCAAATGGCCTCCATGGGTGCTCCCCAAAAGGCCATCATATTTACAGAATCAAAGCGCACCCAGGAGTACGTCACGCGGTTTCTGGCGGAAAATGGCTATGGCGATGGAATCGTCAACTTCAGCGGCAGCAACACTGGTCCTGCCGCAACAGCCATTTACCAGCAGTGGCTTCAGGAGCATGCAGGCTCAAGCCGAATAACCGGCTCCCTGCAGGTGGACCGGCGCACCTCCCTTATTGATTATTTTAAAGACCACGGCAGGATCATGATTGCCACCGAAGCCGCCGCAGAGGGCGTAAACCTGCAGTTTTGCTCTTTGATTATCAATTACGACCTCCCCTGGAACCCCCAGCGCATTGAACAGCGCATTGGCCGTTGCCATCGTTACGGGCAACGCTTTGATGTGGTGGTTATCAACTTCCTGAATCAGAAAAATCTGGCTGATCAAAGAGTGTTGGAGCTGCTGCAAAGCAAGTTCAGCCTATTTGATGGCGTTTTTGGTGCCTCCGATGAAATTCTTGGCAGCATCGAATCGGGCATTGATTTTGAGAAGCATATTCAATCCATCTACGACACCTGCCGCACACCGGAAGCCATTACCCAGGCATTTGACCTGCTTCAGAAGCAACTGGAGCAGGATATCAACACCCGCCTCCAGGAAACCCAAAAATTGCTGCTGGAGAACTTTGACGAAAACATCCATGAACTCATGCGGCTGCAGCTTGATGAAGCCCAGCAGCGCCTGGGAAAGGTCAGTCGCTGGTTTTGGCAATTAACCCGCCATGTTCTTGCAGGCCATGCAGACTTTGACGACACCAACCACAGCTTTGTGCTGGAAGAGCCACCCATATACCAGGCACCCCGTGGAAAGTATGAACTTATTCGCGCCAACGGCCACACAAAATCCATCGGCACGCACAGCTACACCTATCGCCTGACCCACCCCCTTGGCGAGCACGTGCTTGACATTGCATCCCAGCTTGATACCCCACCAGCAACCATAATCTTTGACTATGCCAATCACCCCACAAAAATTGCCGTAGCCGATCAACTTTGTGGTCAAAGTGGATACATGAAACTCAGCCTGCTGGTGATAGAAGCTTTTCAGACCGAAGAGCACCTGATTTTCACCGGCACTACCGACAGTGGCCAATGGCTTGACAGTGAAACCTGCCAGCGACTATTCAGTATTGGCGGCACCCAGATCAATGAACCGCTCAGTTTGCCCGCAACTCTGGACAGCAACAACCAGCGGCTCATCGACGCCACCCTCGCCAAAGTCATGGAAGCGAATAACCAGTTTTTTCAGGCAGAGCGGGATAAACTGGAAAAATGGGCAGATGACAAAATACTGGCAGCGGAACAGGCATTGACGGACACGAAGGCAAAAATACGGGCATTGAAACGCGATACCCGTATGGCGCAAACTATCGAGCAACAGCAGGAAGCCCAGAAGGAACTGCGTGACCTGGAACGATTGCTGCGCCGGCAAAGACAGCAGATTTTTCAGGTAGAGGATGAAATAGGCGAGCGCCGAGACCAGCTCATTGAAGCGCTGGAACAGCGCATGAAACAAAAAACCAGCGTCCGGGAACTCTTCACCATACGCTGGCGAATACAATAA
- a CDS encoding DNA methyltransferase: MPSTQQLRSRLIKKLSELFQLDQPDLDFGFYRIMHAKAQEVQDFIGTDLLKIVADAFGDVDEARKTELKAKIDKEIEAAREYGVADPENSPKVKEAQAAYEALKDTASAEADVYDHLYRFFERYYDDGDFISRRYYTRETSGKAAPFAVPYNGEEVKLHWANADQYYIKSAEYFSNFTFDLRQAQEIRALRQQNQIGILLGDEDDSPIKVHFRVVEATEGEHGNVKASEANKRFFILHAENPVALTETGELVVNFEYRPDPKKTGQENTWRDKRNTEAVETILERLQAMAAAGGEHEEQVAEYLRLFKVPAPTDSDKKRPVLAKYVNQYTARNTMDYFIHKDLGGFLRRELDFYIKNEVMRLDDIENAEAPAVESYLAKIKVLRKIAAKLIDFLAQLEDFQKKLWLKKKFVIETNYCITLDRVPEELYPEIAENEAQIDEWVKLFAIDEIGASHEDTKAQSGDLFDKGIVPFSRPLTVEFLKANNKLVLDTRFFDLPAEASAQAGDSFKARLLASIENFDEQCDGLLIHSENFQALNLLSDRYRGQIQCLYADPPYNAKSSEIIYKNSYKHSSWISLMADRLSAAAKLKATEGALITAIDENEHANLSQLFRCMFSLFENDCISIVHNPAGVQGDNFSYSHEYAIFTFEKRKNLIGKTKRDEDSEEAFRDWGGTSARSLARNCFYPIIVKDGKIVGFGDVCPDDYHPNAPNISHGDEIYVYPVAEDGEERKWVFARDSVEKIFGELNVRERKGQISITRTKSITSYKTVWAGNKYYANIYGSKLLNNIFGEKRFDFPKSLYTVQECLFAVEAFRRKDSLSLDYFAGSGTTGHAVISCNRQDNGKRKVILIEMGDHFDNVVKPRTQKVIYSSEWKDGKPSSRSSGISHCFKYIRLESYEDTLNNLRVDHNPHRKMAVAANPALKEDYMLRYLLDVETRGSQSLLNIDAFADPTVYTLDVKKPGTDEYATRAVDLIETFNYLIGLRVVHYAAPQEFTAKFKRVEDPEVPTDQKTKLVLDGKMQQLRDFASSRAEKSWWFRKVEGWVPKDPANPNNGQREKVLVVWRKLLGDIEQDNLMLDEWFQKNRISTRDFEFDTIYVNGSNNLPNLKLDDENWKVRLIEEEFMKRMWEMEQ; encoded by the coding sequence ATGCCCTCAACGCAGCAACTTCGCAGCCGCCTGATAAAAAAACTTTCCGAGCTGTTTCAGCTCGACCAGCCGGACCTCGATTTCGGCTTTTACCGCATCATGCACGCCAAGGCGCAGGAAGTTCAGGACTTCATCGGCACCGACCTGCTGAAAATCGTGGCGGATGCCTTTGGTGATGTTGACGAGGCACGCAAGACGGAATTGAAGGCGAAAATTGATAAGGAAATCGAAGCGGCCAGGGAATACGGCGTTGCCGATCCTGAAAACTCCCCCAAGGTCAAAGAAGCCCAGGCAGCCTACGAAGCACTCAAGGATACAGCCAGCGCCGAGGCCGATGTGTATGACCACCTGTATCGCTTCTTTGAGCGCTACTACGACGACGGCGACTTTATCTCCCGTCGCTATTACACCCGGGAAACATCCGGCAAGGCTGCGCCTTTTGCCGTGCCTTACAACGGCGAGGAAGTGAAACTGCACTGGGCCAACGCCGACCAGTATTACATCAAGAGCGCCGAGTATTTTTCCAACTTCACTTTCGATTTGCGGCAGGCGCAAGAGATCCGCGCCCTGCGGCAGCAGAATCAGATCGGTATCCTGCTCGGTGACGAGGACGATTCCCCGATCAAGGTCCATTTTCGCGTCGTCGAGGCCACCGAGGGTGAGCACGGCAACGTCAAGGCCTCCGAGGCCAACAAGCGTTTCTTCATTCTGCATGCCGAAAATCCCGTCGCCCTGACCGAAACCGGCGAGCTGGTCGTCAATTTCGAATACCGGCCCGATCCGAAAAAAACCGGACAGGAAAACACCTGGAGGGATAAACGCAATACCGAGGCGGTGGAGACCATTCTGGAGCGTCTCCAGGCCATGGCTGCCGCCGGTGGCGAACACGAAGAACAGGTCGCCGAATATCTGCGTCTGTTCAAGGTCCCCGCTCCGACCGACAGCGACAAGAAGCGCCCAGTGCTGGCCAAGTACGTGAACCAGTACACGGCCCGCAACACCATGGACTATTTCATCCATAAGGACCTGGGCGGCTTTCTACGCCGGGAGCTGGACTTCTACATCAAGAACGAGGTCATGCGCCTTGATGACATTGAAAACGCCGAAGCCCCGGCGGTCGAAAGCTATCTGGCCAAGATCAAGGTGCTGCGCAAGATCGCGGCCAAGCTGATCGACTTTCTGGCCCAGCTTGAGGATTTCCAGAAAAAGCTCTGGCTCAAGAAGAAGTTCGTTATTGAAACCAACTACTGCATCACCCTCGACCGGGTTCCCGAGGAGTTATATCCAGAGATTGCTGAAAATGAGGCACAGATCGATGAATGGGTAAAGCTGTTCGCGATTGATGAAATAGGGGCCTCACACGAAGACACGAAGGCACAAAGTGGGGATTTATTTGATAAGGGGATCGTTCCGTTCTCGCGGCCTTTGACGGTCGAATTCCTCAAGGCCAACAACAAGCTGGTGCTGGATACCCGCTTTTTCGACCTGCCTGCCGAAGCCTCGGCGCAGGCAGGTGACAGCTTCAAGGCGCGGCTGTTGGCGTCGATTGAGAACTTCGATGAGCAGTGCGATGGCCTGCTGATTCATTCGGAGAACTTCCAAGCGTTGAACCTGTTGAGTGATCGTTACAGGGGACAAATTCAGTGTTTGTATGCTGATCCGCCTTATAATGCTAAAAGCAGCGAAATTATTTATAAAAACTCATATAAACACTCATCGTGGATATCATTGATGGCTGATCGTCTTAGCGCAGCGGCAAAGCTAAAGGCGACTGAAGGTGCGCTAATAACTGCTATTGATGAGAATGAACATGCAAATCTCAGCCAACTATTTAGATGCATGTTTTCATTATTTGAAAATGATTGCATCTCAATAGTCCATAATCCTGCTGGTGTTCAAGGAGATAACTTTTCGTACTCACACGAATATGCGATTTTTACATTTGAAAAACGAAAGAATTTAATTGGAAAAACAAAAAGGGACGAAGATAGCGAGGAAGCATTTCGGGATTGGGGTGGAACATCCGCTCGGTCGCTTGCAAGGAATTGCTTTTATCCCATTATTGTAAAAGATGGAAAGATAGTTGGATTTGGAGATGTTTGCCCAGATGATTATCATCCTAACGCTCCCAATATTAGCCATGGAGATGAAATTTATGTGTACCCTGTCGCTGAAGATGGTGAGGAAAGAAAATGGGTTTTTGCGAGAGATTCTGTAGAAAAGATATTCGGAGAGTTAAACGTAAGGGAGCGCAAAGGTCAAATTAGCATAACTAGAACGAAGTCAATTACTAGCTATAAAACTGTATGGGCCGGAAATAAGTATTATGCCAATATTTACGGCTCAAAATTACTGAATAATATTTTTGGGGAAAAGAGATTCGATTTCCCAAAATCACTTTATACCGTCCAAGAGTGTTTATTTGCGGTTGAAGCATTTAGGCGAAAGGATTCGCTGTCACTAGATTATTTCGCTGGTTCTGGTACTACTGGCCATGCTGTTATTTCATGCAACAGACAGGATAACGGTAAAAGGAAAGTGATCCTTATAGAGATGGGTGATCACTTTGACAATGTTGTGAAGCCACGTACTCAAAAAGTTATATACTCATCTGAATGGAAGGATGGTAAGCCTTCCTCGCGTTCTTCAGGAATTTCCCACTGCTTCAAATATATCCGCCTGGAATCCTATGAGGACACCCTCAACAACCTGCGAGTCGATCATAATCCGCATCGTAAAATGGCAGTAGCTGCCAATCCGGCGCTCAAGGAAGACTACATGCTCCGCTATCTGCTGGATGTGGAGACACGGGGAAGTCAGTCGTTGCTCAATATCGACGCCTTTGCCGACCCAACCGTCTACACCCTGGATGTCAAAAAGCCGGGGACGGACGAGTATGCCACCCGTGCGGTCGACCTGATTGAGACCTTCAACTATCTGATTGGCCTGCGCGTGGTTCACTATGCCGCACCGCAGGAATTCACCGCGAAGTTCAAGCGTGTTGAAGACCCCGAAGTGCCGACCGACCAGAAGACCAAACTCGTCCTTGACGGCAAGATGCAACAACTTCGCGACTTCGCGTCTTCGCGTGCGGAAAAATCCTGGTGGTTCCGCAAGGTCGAGGGCTGGGTGCCCAAGGACCCGGCCAATCCCAACAATGGCCAGCGGGAAAAGGTCCTGGTCGTCTGGCGCAAGCTCTTAGGCGACATCGAGCAGGACAACTTGATGCTGGATGAATGGTTCCAGAAGAACCGCATCAGCACCCGCGACTTTGAATTCGACACCATCTACGTCAACGGCAGCAACAATCTGCCCAATCTGAAGCTGGATGACGAGAACTGGAAGGTCCGCCTCATCGAAGAAGAGTTCATGAAGCGCATGTGGGAGATGGAGCAATGA
- a CDS encoding GxxExxY protein, translating into MTSREGAKTRRKDVEEVASIVVDTALQLHRDLGPGLMESVYEAVLAKMLEENELKVERQKPVPILYQGIELNEGFRLDLLVDNQLIVELKSVENIHPVHPKQLLTYLSLMNLPLGLLINFGAPLLKDGLQRVVNKHTNFASSRLRVHQNVMQDVDS; encoded by the coding sequence ATGACCTCACGCGAAGGCGCGAAGACGCGAAGAAAAGATGTGGAGGAAGTGGCGAGTATTGTTGTGGACACGGCGCTTCAATTGCATCGGGATTTGGGGCCTGGTCTGATGGAGTCGGTCTATGAAGCCGTATTGGCAAAAATGCTTGAAGAGAACGAATTGAAGGTTGAGAGACAGAAGCCGGTTCCGATTCTGTATCAGGGCATAGAATTGAATGAGGGGTTCCGCCTCGATTTACTGGTAGACAACCAGTTGATTGTCGAACTAAAGTCGGTCGAAAACATTCATCCGGTCCATCCAAAACAGCTTCTGACTTATCTTAGTCTGATGAACCTGCCATTGGGTCTGCTCATAAATTTTGGCGCTCCTTTGCTTAAAGATGGCCTCCAGCGCGTCGTTAACAAGCACACCAACTTCGCGTCTTCGCGCCTTCGCGTACATCAAAATGTTATGCAGGATGTGGATTCATGA
- a CDS encoding PDDEXK nuclease domain-containing protein: MKDTGKHKREKLVSLTQPPEGYSDWLTDLKTRIHHAQQRATLAVNRELVQLYWHIGRDILTRQAEQGWGTKVIDRLAHDLRNAFPDMKGFSPRNLKYMRAFAEAWPDSEFVQEVLAQLPWYHQLALLDKLKTADERLWYAQKAIVNNWSRSMLVIQIESRLLERQGQAITNFERQLPKPQSDLARESIKDPYRFDFLGLTDEAQEREIEFALVQHVTRFLLELGAGFAFVGRQVLLDVGGDEFFIDLLFYHIKLRCYVVIELKAGKFKPEHLGQLGFYLTAVDRQVKSEQDGPTIGLLLCKSKNKVVAEYALADKSQPMGIAEFKLLEDLPEPLQTSLPSIEQIEQELEGFDDGQA, encoded by the coding sequence ATGAAGGATACAGGTAAGCACAAGAGAGAAAAGTTGGTCTCTTTGACTCAGCCACCTGAAGGATATTCTGACTGGTTGACAGATCTGAAAACCCGCATTCACCATGCCCAGCAACGCGCCACGCTGGCAGTCAATCGCGAGCTGGTGCAACTCTACTGGCATATTGGCCGCGATATTTTGACGCGACAGGCCGAGCAGGGTTGGGGCACCAAGGTTATCGACCGGCTCGCCCATGACCTGCGCAATGCATTTCCCGATATGAAAGGCTTTTCACCGCGTAATCTCAAATACATGCGTGCGTTTGCCGAGGCTTGGCCAGACAGCGAATTTGTGCAAGAGGTGCTTGCACAATTGCCTTGGTATCACCAACTGGCTCTGCTTGATAAACTGAAAACCGCCGATGAGCGCCTCTGGTATGCGCAAAAGGCCATCGTCAATAACTGGTCGCGCAGTATGCTGGTGATACAGATTGAAAGCCGTTTGCTAGAGCGGCAGGGGCAGGCGATCACCAATTTTGAGCGACAGTTGCCCAAGCCGCAGTCTGATTTGGCCCGCGAGTCCATCAAAGATCCCTACCGTTTCGACTTCTTAGGTCTGACAGACGAGGCTCAAGAGCGTGAAATCGAGTTCGCTCTCGTTCAGCATGTCACCCGGTTTCTGCTGGAACTCGGCGCAGGGTTTGCCTTTGTTGGTCGGCAGGTACTGCTCGATGTGGGTGGTGACGAGTTTTTTATCGATCTGCTCTTTTACCATATCAAGCTGCGTTGTTATGTGGTGATCGAATTGAAAGCGGGCAAATTCAAACCGGAGCATCTGGGACAGTTGGGGTTTTACCTGACGGCTGTTGACCGTCAGGTAAAAAGCGAACAGGACGGCCCTACCATCGGATTATTGCTGTGCAAAAGCAAGAACAAGGTCGTTGCCGAATATGCCTTGGCCGACAAAAGCCAACCCATGGGGATTGCGGAGTTTAAACTGCTGGAGGATTTGCCTGAACCACTGCAAACGAGCCTGCCCAGCATAGAGCAAATTGAGCAGGAGCTGGAGGGGTTTGACGATGGCCAAGCGTAA